A genomic segment from Geitlerinema sp. PCC 7407 encodes:
- a CDS encoding YebC/PmpR family DNA-binding transcriptional regulator, translating into MAGHSKWANIKRQKARVDAKKATVFTKISREIIVAARSGLPDPDGNFQLRTAIEKAKAAGIPNDNIERAIAKGAGTLGSESALEDIRYEGYGPGGVAILVEALTDNRNRTAADLRAAFSKNGGNLGETGCVSWMFAQKGVVTVKNVVDEDHLLEISLEGGAESYELIELEDEDQPGAEVFTEPTHLEALNNALRAGGYSVTDAGFRWIPGNSLEVTDPNQARSLLKLMDALDDLDDVQNVTANFEMSEDLMAVSMV; encoded by the coding sequence ATGGCAGGACACAGTAAGTGGGCGAATATCAAACGCCAAAAAGCCCGCGTTGACGCCAAGAAAGCGACCGTTTTCACCAAAATTTCTCGGGAAATCATCGTCGCGGCTCGCAGCGGCCTGCCGGATCCCGATGGTAATTTCCAGCTGCGGACCGCCATCGAAAAGGCCAAGGCGGCTGGCATTCCCAACGACAATATCGAGCGGGCGATCGCCAAAGGCGCTGGCACCCTCGGCAGCGAGTCCGCTCTCGAAGACATTCGCTATGAGGGCTACGGACCGGGCGGGGTCGCCATTTTGGTCGAGGCCCTCACCGACAACCGCAACCGCACCGCCGCCGATCTGCGCGCTGCCTTCAGCAAGAACGGCGGCAACCTGGGCGAAACGGGCTGCGTGAGCTGGATGTTTGCCCAAAAGGGCGTGGTGACGGTCAAGAATGTGGTCGATGAGGATCATTTGCTGGAAATTTCCCTGGAGGGAGGCGCGGAGAGCTATGAGCTGATCGAGCTCGAAGACGAAGACCAGCCCGGCGCTGAGGTTTTCACCGAGCCGACCCATCTGGAAGCCCTCAACAATGCGCTGCGGGCGGGCGGCTACAGCGTGACCGACGCTGGGTTTCGCTGGATTCCCGGCAATTCCCTGGAGGTCACCGATCCCAACCAGGCGCGATCGCTCCTCAAGCTGATGGATGCCCTTGACGATCTTGACGATGTCCAAAACGTCACGGCCAATTTCGAAATGTCCGAGGATCTGATGGCCGTCAGCATGGTCTAG
- a CDS encoding ABC transporter substrate-binding protein produces the protein MAHRELARLGRWLGVVLAGVLLLGAIAACQPISAPPPGVTRLTLWHGVNPPPNRDVLQGLVDRFNAEHPDIQVEPLYIGQGDQQMPKILAAVVGNASPDMLWYPASLTGQLVDLGALRSLDEWLETSPLGDQIDPALFESMRFNGQTWSIPFATNNLGLFYRPSLLEAAGISPPLETWEELRQAARQLTRDLDGDGRVDQHGILLSLGKSEWVVFTWLPFMWSAGGEFAPNLAAPTVGPQDVNLLNPGAIAGLQLWQNLVEDGSAVLSQPERGYELDSFLAGKVAMQLTGPWTLGQLQDLDVDYAVMPIPQAQQPATAVGGENLFFFKTTPERERAAWTFAEYVLSEAFQTEWALGTGYLPVNLRSRQSDAYQAFVADQPALKVFLEQSQFGRSRPLFPGYSRISENLGRAIEATVLRQSSAEAALQTAQQRIDLIFGRAQTASPAAAESDRGA, from the coding sequence ATGGCTCATCGAGAACTGGCTCGCCTAGGGCGCTGGCTGGGAGTGGTCTTGGCGGGAGTGCTGCTGTTGGGGGCGATCGCCGCTTGCCAGCCCATCAGTGCCCCGCCGCCGGGCGTGACGCGCTTGACCCTGTGGCACGGCGTGAATCCGCCCCCCAACCGGGACGTCCTGCAAGGGCTGGTGGACCGCTTCAATGCAGAGCATCCAGACATTCAGGTCGAGCCGCTCTACATTGGCCAGGGCGATCAGCAAATGCCCAAAATTTTGGCGGCGGTGGTGGGAAACGCTTCGCCGGACATGCTCTGGTATCCGGCCTCTCTGACGGGGCAGCTGGTGGATCTGGGCGCGCTGCGATCGCTGGATGAATGGCTCGAAACCTCGCCCCTGGGCGATCAGATCGATCCCGCCCTCTTCGAATCCATGCGCTTCAATGGCCAAACCTGGTCGATTCCCTTCGCCACCAATAACTTGGGCCTGTTTTATCGGCCCAGTCTCCTCGAAGCCGCGGGCATTTCCCCACCCCTGGAAACCTGGGAGGAGCTCCGTCAGGCGGCCCGCCAGCTAACCCGCGACCTAGATGGCGATGGCCGAGTCGACCAGCACGGCATTTTGCTGTCCCTGGGAAAAAGTGAGTGGGTGGTTTTTACCTGGCTGCCGTTTATGTGGAGCGCGGGCGGTGAGTTTGCGCCCAATCTGGCCGCGCCCACGGTGGGGCCTCAGGACGTGAATTTGCTCAATCCAGGGGCGATCGCCGGTTTGCAGCTGTGGCAAAACCTAGTTGAGGATGGCTCAGCGGTCCTCTCCCAGCCGGAGCGGGGCTATGAGCTCGATTCCTTTTTGGCGGGGAAGGTGGCCATGCAGCTCACTGGCCCCTGGACCCTGGGTCAGCTTCAGGACCTCGACGTGGACTACGCCGTCATGCCGATCCCCCAGGCCCAGCAGCCTGCTACGGCAGTGGGCGGCGAGAATCTGTTTTTCTTCAAGACCACGCCGGAGCGGGAGCGGGCGGCCTGGACCTTTGCCGAGTACGTCCTGAGTGAGGCCTTCCAAACTGAGTGGGCCTTGGGCACAGGCTACTTGCCGGTCAATCTCAGGTCTCGCCAGAGCGACGCCTACCAGGCCTTTGTGGCGGACCAGCCAGCCCTCAAGGTTTTCCTGGAGCAGAGCCAGTTTGGGCGATCGCGTCCCCTGTTTCCGGGATACAGCCGCATCTCCGAGAACCTGGGGCGGGCCATCGAGGCGACGGTGCTGCGCCAGAGCTCGGCCGAAGCAGCCCTCCAGACCGCCCAGCAACGCATTGACCTGATTTTTGGCCGTGCCCAAACGGCCTCCCCCGCTGCGGCGGAGTCTGATCGCGGAGCCTAG
- a CDS encoding glucokinase, which yields MALLLAGDIGGTKTILRLVQSDAGSGDRPFRLVPRYEARYLSGHYRSLVPLVRDFLAAAAQETGETLHPQRACFAIAGPVVNNTCKLTNLPWDLDGDRLSQELNIDQVTLINDFAAVGYGVLGLEPSDLHTLQAGEYQANAPIGVIGAGTGLGEGFLIPQEGDYQIYPSEGGHADFAPRSELEFQLLRYLLDKHNILRVSVERVVSGQGIVAIYQFLRDRGSANESPDVAQTVRTWEAEAGQTDKSTDPAAVISLAALAGRDPLSGQAMQLFVQAYGAEAGNLALKLLPYGGLYIAGGIAAKNLPLLQQGDFLRSLNDKGRISSLIKKVPVHVILNPQVGLIGAALYAARRT from the coding sequence ATGGCGCTATTACTGGCAGGCGATATTGGTGGCACAAAGACGATTTTGCGGCTGGTGCAGAGTGATGCGGGCAGCGGCGATCGCCCCTTTCGGCTGGTGCCACGCTACGAAGCACGCTACCTCAGCGGCCATTATCGAAGCTTGGTCCCGCTAGTGCGAGACTTCTTGGCGGCAGCGGCCCAGGAGACGGGCGAAACCCTCCATCCTCAGCGAGCCTGTTTTGCGATCGCTGGCCCTGTGGTCAACAATACCTGCAAGCTAACCAACTTACCTTGGGATCTAGATGGCGATCGCCTCAGCCAAGAGCTCAATATCGATCAAGTCACGCTCATCAATGATTTTGCAGCGGTCGGCTATGGAGTCTTGGGCCTAGAGCCGTCGGATCTGCATACGCTCCAGGCGGGTGAGTACCAGGCCAACGCACCCATTGGCGTGATCGGAGCGGGAACTGGCCTGGGCGAAGGCTTTTTGATCCCCCAGGAAGGCGACTATCAAATTTACCCGTCCGAAGGGGGGCATGCGGACTTTGCACCCCGCTCAGAGCTGGAGTTTCAGCTGCTGAGGTACCTGCTGGACAAGCACAATATTTTGCGGGTTTCGGTGGAGCGGGTGGTCTCTGGCCAAGGCATCGTGGCGATTTATCAGTTTTTGCGCGATCGCGGCTCGGCCAACGAGTCGCCCGACGTGGCCCAGACAGTGCGCACCTGGGAAGCAGAAGCAGGCCAAACGGACAAAAGCACCGATCCAGCAGCGGTGATTTCTCTAGCAGCCTTGGCCGGACGCGATCCCCTATCTGGCCAAGCGATGCAGCTGTTTGTGCAGGCCTACGGCGCTGAGGCGGGCAACCTCGCCCTCAAGCTTTTGCCCTATGGGGGGCTGTACATCGCCGGGGGCATCGCGGCCAAAAATCTGCCGCTGCTACAGCAGGGGGATTTCCTGCGATCGCTCAATGACAAGGGCCGCATCAGTTCTCTGATCAAGAAAGTGCCGGTCCACGTCATCCTCAACCCTCAAGTCGGCCTGATCGGAGCCGCGCTCTACGCAGCCCGCCGGACCTAG
- the psbA gene encoding photosystem II q(b) protein, which yields MTTTLQRREGGSLWERFCSWVTSTDNRLYVGWFGVLMIPTLLTATVCFIIAFVAAPPVDIDGIREPVAGSLLYGNNIISGAVVPSSNAIGLHFYPIWEAASLDEWLYNGGPYQLVVCHFLIGISCYMGRQWELSYRLGMRPWICVAYSAPLSAAFAVFLIYPIGQGSFSDGMPLGISGTFNFMFVFQAEHNILMHPFHMLGVAGVFGGSLFSAMHGSLVTSSLVRETTENESQNAGYKFGQEEETYNIVAAHGYFGRLIFQYASFNNSRSLHFFLGAWPVVGIWFTSMGISTMAFNLNGFNFNQSVLDSQGRVVGTWADVLNRANLGMEVMHERNAHNFPLDLASGDEMPVALQAPAIHG from the coding sequence ATGACTACAACACTCCAACGTCGGGAGGGTGGTAGCCTATGGGAGCGTTTTTGCAGCTGGGTGACCAGCACCGACAACCGCCTGTATGTGGGCTGGTTCGGTGTGCTGATGATCCCCACGTTGCTGACCGCAACCGTTTGCTTCATCATCGCTTTTGTTGCAGCACCCCCCGTCGACATCGACGGTATCCGTGAGCCCGTTGCTGGCTCCCTGCTGTACGGCAACAACATCATCTCTGGTGCTGTTGTTCCTTCTTCCAACGCTATCGGCCTCCACTTCTACCCCATCTGGGAAGCTGCTTCCCTCGATGAGTGGCTGTACAACGGCGGCCCTTACCAGCTCGTCGTTTGCCACTTCCTCATCGGCATCAGCTGCTACATGGGGCGTCAGTGGGAACTGAGCTACCGCCTGGGCATGCGTCCTTGGATCTGCGTTGCTTACAGCGCTCCGCTGTCTGCAGCTTTCGCAGTGTTCCTGATCTACCCGATCGGCCAAGGCAGCTTCTCTGACGGTATGCCTCTGGGCATCAGCGGCACCTTCAACTTCATGTTCGTGTTCCAAGCTGAGCACAACATCCTGATGCACCCCTTCCACATGCTCGGTGTGGCTGGTGTCTTCGGTGGTTCGCTGTTCTCCGCCATGCACGGCTCTCTGGTGACCTCTTCTCTGGTGCGTGAAACCACCGAGAACGAGTCTCAGAACGCTGGCTACAAGTTCGGTCAAGAAGAAGAGACCTACAACATCGTTGCAGCCCACGGCTACTTCGGTCGTCTCATCTTCCAATACGCTTCTTTCAACAACAGCCGTTCTCTGCACTTCTTCCTCGGCGCTTGGCCGGTGGTAGGCATCTGGTTCACGTCGATGGGCATCAGCACCATGGCGTTCAACCTGAACGGTTTCAACTTCAACCAGTCGGTCTTGGATAGCCAAGGTCGAGTGGTCGGCACCTGGGCTGACGTGCTCAACCGCGCGAACCTGGGTATGGAAGTGATGCACGAGCGCAACGCTCACAACTTCCCCCTTGACCTGGCTTCTGGCGATGAAATGCCGGTTGCTCTGCAAGCTCCTGCCATCCACGGCTAA
- a CDS encoding MBOAT family protein has protein sequence MTLLSLLYALFLGGVITLFWLAQHQSQRLWVLLVASLIFYSASQPQNFSGLLVTLGLLMGFTGLNFGLGLVLSRPLDWRISNENWQFAQQDWNRSRLALLWAGIALNLLLLFSYKYIPFVLRSLGTLLNLPAAAVQADWISESLVVPLGISFFCFENIAYLVDIYRGAPATQQFLKFASYKFFFPKLISGPITRYHPFAKQLQTLKIPTPNQVVEGLWLIACGAIKKGLLADNLGTVVDLIFGNLQRAGSSDLWLGAIAYGFQLYLDFSGYVDIVLGSALLLGFSLPPNFNFPYLSTSIADFWRRWHMTLGDWLRNYLYFPLGGSRQGLGRTCVNLMIVMVLAGIWHGAAWGFIVWGALHGVALAVHRLTDAHAKGSPWAQAFWASLPGTLVAWSLTQAMVFITWIFFRLPDLRDSSLVIRRLWGQTADAQFTQKIYVEALSMSPAQIWVILGTIAAGMGFAYTLQRGLKLQLSPPIKAMLIPLCIFIVWLLAPQGGLPYIYFDF, from the coding sequence ATGACTCTTCTTTCTCTGCTCTACGCGCTTTTTCTCGGTGGCGTCATCACCCTATTTTGGCTAGCCCAGCACCAGTCCCAGCGGCTGTGGGTTCTGCTGGTTGCCAGCCTCATTTTCTATTCGGCATCCCAGCCGCAGAACTTCTCAGGGCTGCTCGTCACCTTGGGGCTGCTGATGGGATTTACGGGGCTCAACTTCGGGCTGGGTCTGGTCCTGAGCCGCCCTTTAGACTGGCGCATTTCCAACGAAAACTGGCAGTTTGCCCAGCAGGACTGGAACCGCAGCCGTCTGGCGCTTCTGTGGGCAGGTATTGCGCTCAATCTTCTGCTGCTTTTCAGCTACAAATACATTCCCTTCGTCTTGCGATCGCTGGGCACTCTCCTCAACTTGCCAGCGGCCGCAGTCCAGGCTGACTGGATTAGCGAAAGCCTCGTTGTTCCTCTGGGCATTAGCTTTTTCTGCTTCGAAAATATTGCGTATCTCGTCGATATTTATCGAGGCGCCCCAGCCACCCAGCAATTTCTCAAGTTTGCTAGCTACAAATTCTTTTTCCCTAAGCTGATTTCTGGCCCTATTACTCGCTATCATCCCTTTGCGAAGCAGCTCCAAACCCTCAAAATACCGACGCCCAATCAAGTTGTAGAAGGCCTCTGGCTAATTGCCTGTGGCGCTATCAAAAAAGGACTACTAGCCGACAATCTGGGCACTGTTGTTGACTTGATTTTTGGTAATCTCCAGCGGGCCGGCAGCAGCGATCTTTGGCTCGGGGCGATCGCCTATGGATTCCAGCTCTATCTGGACTTTAGCGGCTACGTTGATATCGTTTTGGGCAGCGCCCTTCTGCTGGGTTTTAGCCTGCCGCCCAACTTCAATTTTCCCTATCTCAGCACCAGCATTGCGGACTTTTGGCGGCGCTGGCACATGACCCTCGGCGACTGGCTGCGCAACTACCTGTACTTCCCCCTCGGGGGCTCTCGCCAAGGCCTCGGCCGCACCTGCGTCAATCTCATGATTGTGATGGTCCTGGCGGGCATCTGGCACGGAGCCGCTTGGGGCTTCATCGTGTGGGGAGCGCTCCATGGCGTGGCCCTCGCGGTTCATCGCCTCACCGATGCCCATGCAAAAGGCTCCCCGTGGGCTCAGGCCTTTTGGGCCAGTCTGCCTGGCACGTTGGTTGCTTGGAGCCTCACCCAGGCGATGGTCTTTATCACCTGGATTTTCTTCCGGCTGCCCGATCTTCGAGACTCGAGTCTGGTGATCCGTCGCCTGTGGGGCCAAACAGCAGACGCTCAGTTTACGCAGAAGATTTATGTCGAAGCCCTCAGCATGTCTCCGGCACAAATCTGGGTGATCTTGGGGACGATCGCCGCTGGAATGGGCTTTGCCTATACGCTGCAGCGCGGGCTCAAACTCCAGCTCAGCCCCCCGATCAAAGCCATGCTGATTCCCCTATGCATTTTCATCGTGTGGCTGCTGGCACCACAGGGCGGTCTTCCCTACATTTATTTCGACTTTTAG
- a CDS encoding pentapeptide repeat-containing protein, with the protein MKPIFWAATGLVFIASLGAPAKADSRADVQRLINTKQCQSCDLRSADLTAVDLQGADLQGSNLEDAILKNSNLAGANLEGANLKHINLRGANLQGANLQKVQLGSANLIDTNLAGVNFERADLRGADLENAILANADLANANFIGVNLENAVLSQTNLKGTNLIGSNIDAASYLSPEVEAQIHAIYQEVLGRPADYRGLKTWADRLGRGWSVRKVRLKVASSREAQVLISQMYQSSLQREADPAGLRTWSRCLGRGWSLEKVQQEIENSPEARNRKSSWM; encoded by the coding sequence ATGAAACCTATTTTTTGGGCTGCCACCGGCCTAGTCTTCATCGCCAGCCTTGGAGCCCCTGCCAAGGCTGACTCCCGCGCAGATGTGCAGCGACTTATCAACACCAAGCAGTGCCAAAGCTGTGACCTGCGCAGCGCCGATCTGACCGCTGTTGACCTCCAGGGCGCCGACCTCCAGGGCAGCAACCTGGAAGATGCCATCCTCAAAAACAGCAACCTCGCCGGCGCAAACCTCGAGGGCGCAAACCTGAAACACATCAACTTGCGCGGTGCGAACCTACAAGGCGCCAACTTGCAAAAGGTCCAGCTCGGCAGCGCCAACTTGATCGACACAAACTTAGCCGGTGTCAACTTCGAGCGGGCCGATCTGCGAGGAGCCGACCTCGAGAATGCCATCCTCGCCAACGCCGATCTGGCCAACGCCAATTTCATCGGCGTCAATCTCGAAAACGCTGTCCTGAGCCAGACAAATCTCAAGGGGACCAACCTGATTGGCAGCAACATCGACGCCGCTTCCTACCTGTCTCCCGAGGTTGAGGCACAGATTCACGCCATTTATCAGGAAGTGCTGGGGCGTCCGGCAGACTACCGCGGCCTAAAGACCTGGGCCGACCGACTGGGAAGGGGCTGGTCAGTGCGCAAGGTAAGACTCAAGGTCGCTTCTAGCCGCGAGGCGCAGGTTCTGATTAGCCAGATGTATCAAAGCTCTCTGCAACGGGAGGCCGATCCCGCAGGACTGCGTACCTGGTCGCGCTGCCTGGGCCGGGGCTGGTCCCTAGAGAAGGTGCAGCAGGAAATTGAAAATAGTCCTGAGGCCCGCAACCGCAAGAGTTCCTGGATGTAG
- a CDS encoding DUF3488 and DUF4129 domain-containing transglutaminase family protein — protein sequence MANPSTSPRSPRSSLLDRWQRQINAGELPEPEDSLPLRVMAQALVVVGIIALDVAAANAAEATGRSFWAVPLSILGAVWSWQHRRDRNIAMKFCLAIGMLISLGAFFARLVGELNDTRLVLAELLVQLQVLHSFDLPRRKDLGYSVVIGLILLGVAGTLSQTLAFGPFLLLFLAIALPVLVLDYRSRLGLVTQVLHPKNLQKTLGPDLSTKRLGLFFLAVVSCGLVIFACLPRLPGYQLRSFPVSAPVEFQGEFDGRQVINPGYSRGPNQDAEEEGGGGQGNSPAEGAGQMDPTYYYGFNTKINQNLRGELEEKTVLRVRSQAEGFWRVLSFDRYTGQGWEVSRNDQVTNLERPRWSYQFYLPRTAPLRRHREVIQTYTVVSDLTNLIPAMTQPDELYFPVDKIAVDPEGGLRSPLTLLEGVTYTVVSDVPFRDRAALGQAGTNYPALVERQYLEVPEAIADRVRSRTEEIIAASPKPLTNPYETSLYLAQYLKQRYSLQPDLPFLEAQEDLVSAFLFEYEGGYPDHFSTALTIMLRSVGIPARLVVGFGPGQFNPFTGLYIVKNTDAYAMTEVYFPRYGWFAFDPIPGHELTPPSIEESQAFSLLRKFWQWVAGFLPSPVSGWLSRVFGVLGQVIGGVIAWFLQLLFRGWVGLFAGLLLLVGLSFLGWLGWGRWRSWRRQRWLAKLPPMERLYQQLLGLMAQWGWQKRPSQTPLEYAETLRQRSHTSGPQVANTANDIIHAYVSWRYGGRNSEDISSLQARLKNLKRPRRSS from the coding sequence ATGGCTAATCCGTCAACCTCCCCGCGATCGCCCCGTTCTTCACTGCTGGATCGGTGGCAACGACAAATCAATGCTGGTGAACTCCCAGAGCCTGAGGATTCGCTGCCCTTGCGGGTGATGGCTCAGGCGCTGGTAGTGGTGGGTATCATTGCGCTGGATGTGGCCGCAGCGAATGCGGCAGAGGCGACGGGCCGCAGTTTTTGGGCGGTGCCTCTCAGCATTTTGGGGGCGGTGTGGAGCTGGCAGCACCGGCGCGATCGCAACATCGCCATGAAGTTTTGCCTCGCCATCGGAATGCTGATTTCCTTGGGGGCTTTTTTTGCGCGGCTGGTGGGCGAGCTGAATGATACTCGCCTGGTGCTGGCCGAGCTGCTGGTGCAGCTTCAGGTGCTACACAGCTTTGATTTGCCGCGCCGCAAAGACTTGGGCTATTCCGTCGTGATCGGTCTGATTTTGCTGGGCGTGGCTGGCACCTTGAGCCAAACGCTGGCTTTTGGGCCGTTCCTGCTGCTGTTTTTGGCGATCGCCCTACCGGTGCTGGTGCTGGACTATCGCTCCCGCCTCGGCCTAGTCACCCAGGTCCTCCATCCCAAAAATCTCCAGAAGACCCTCGGGCCAGACCTTTCGACCAAGCGCTTGGGCCTGTTCTTTTTGGCAGTGGTCAGCTGCGGCTTGGTCATTTTTGCCTGCTTGCCGAGACTGCCCGGCTATCAGCTGCGATCGTTCCCGGTCAGCGCGCCGGTGGAGTTCCAAGGGGAATTTGACGGTCGTCAGGTGATCAATCCGGGGTATTCTCGCGGCCCCAATCAGGATGCAGAAGAAGAGGGCGGTGGCGGCCAGGGCAACTCGCCTGCCGAAGGGGCGGGCCAAATGGATCCCACCTACTACTACGGCTTCAATACCAAAATCAACCAAAACCTGCGGGGAGAGCTCGAGGAAAAAACAGTTTTGCGCGTGCGATCGCAGGCAGAGGGCTTTTGGCGCGTGCTGTCCTTCGATCGCTACACCGGCCAGGGCTGGGAGGTGTCCCGCAATGACCAGGTGACAAACCTAGAGCGACCCCGCTGGTCCTATCAGTTTTATTTGCCGCGCACGGCTCCTCTGCGCCGCCATCGGGAAGTGATCCAAACCTACACGGTGGTTTCGGATCTGACGAACCTGATCCCGGCCATGACGCAGCCCGATGAGCTGTACTTTCCCGTCGACAAAATCGCCGTGGATCCAGAGGGCGGCTTGCGATCGCCCCTGACCCTGCTAGAGGGGGTCACCTACACCGTCGTTTCCGATGTGCCCTTCCGCGATCGGGCGGCTTTGGGACAAGCAGGGACGAACTACCCTGCGCTCGTTGAGCGGCAGTATCTGGAGGTGCCGGAGGCGATCGCCGATCGGGTGCGATCGCGAACCGAAGAAATCATCGCCGCCTCCCCCAAGCCCCTCACCAATCCCTACGAAACCTCGCTGTACCTGGCCCAGTACCTCAAGCAGCGCTACAGCCTCCAGCCCGATCTCCCCTTCCTAGAAGCCCAAGAGGATTTGGTTTCAGCGTTCCTCTTCGAGTACGAAGGCGGCTATCCCGACCACTTCTCCACAGCGCTGACCATCATGCTGCGCTCCGTCGGCATTCCCGCCCGCCTGGTCGTCGGCTTTGGCCCCGGTCAATTCAACCCCTTTACCGGCCTCTACATCGTCAAGAACACCGACGCCTACGCCATGACCGAGGTTTACTTCCCGCGCTACGGGTGGTTTGCCTTTGACCCGATTCCCGGCCACGAACTCACGCCGCCCTCGATCGAAGAGAGCCAAGCCTTTAGCCTGCTGCGCAAGTTTTGGCAGTGGGTCGCTGGCTTCTTGCCCTCGCCGGTGAGCGGCTGGCTATCGCGGGTTTTTGGCGTTTTGGGCCAGGTCATTGGGGGCGTCATTGCCTGGTTTTTGCAGCTTCTGTTCCGCGGCTGGGTTGGCCTATTTGCGGGTCTTTTGCTGCTGGTCGGCCTGAGCTTCTTGGGCTGGTTGGGCTGGGGTCGCTGGCGCAGCTGGCGGCGTCAGCGCTGGCTCGCCAAACTACCGCCTATGGAGCGGCTCTATCAGCAACTCCTGGGGCTGATGGCCCAGTGGGGCTGGCAAAAGCGGCCTTCCCAGACTCCCTTGGAGTACGCTGAAACCCTACGCCAGCGATCGCACACGAGCGGTCCTCAGGTGGCCAACACGGCCAACGACATTATTCACGCCTACGTCAGCTGGCGCTACGGGGGTCGAAACTCTGAGGACATCTCCAGCCTTCAGGCCCGTCTGAAAAATCTCAAACGACCTCGCCGCTCCTCCTAA
- a CDS encoding PatU encodes MSTVQDRFHALIKRRLQTDIQRHPPLFPWETQILDYEPESDDILSDVRIPQEVPAALWLKQLQTALPVPVPEIVLGQILERCQAIMHSALQEGAKLVQAVEALFPGQAPTLNHLAGLVLVSPLRSGTATLSETAREHFPRSYETADPAQQMVLSLLAAREILSSLRIAVGADQAQAERQWLTALGPVTLRVQYLLQDGLPWLRVEGALPGSGSLQLQGAMAESFSQCGGPGNLCVELAYPQVGEEYALEVELSDAEEALPLRMMIGVTGSAGAR; translated from the coding sequence ATGTCCACCGTACAAGATCGTTTTCACGCCCTAATCAAACGTCGGTTGCAAACCGATATCCAGCGCCACCCGCCTTTGTTCCCGTGGGAGACGCAAATTTTGGACTATGAGCCCGAATCTGACGATATTCTGTCAGACGTCCGGATTCCCCAAGAAGTTCCAGCGGCTCTGTGGCTAAAGCAGCTTCAGACGGCGCTTCCTGTACCAGTGCCTGAAATTGTGCTGGGTCAAATTTTGGAGCGTTGCCAAGCCATCATGCACAGTGCTTTGCAAGAGGGCGCCAAGCTCGTTCAGGCGGTGGAGGCCCTATTTCCCGGCCAGGCCCCCACGCTCAATCATCTGGCGGGCCTGGTGCTAGTGTCGCCGCTGCGATCTGGGACAGCGACTCTGTCAGAAACGGCGCGGGAGCATTTCCCCCGCAGCTATGAGACAGCGGATCCGGCTCAGCAGATGGTGTTGTCCTTGTTGGCAGCTCGCGAGATTCTTTCGTCGCTGCGCATTGCAGTTGGGGCCGATCAAGCGCAGGCCGAGCGGCAGTGGCTGACGGCGCTGGGCCCGGTGACTTTGAGGGTCCAGTACCTGCTCCAGGACGGTCTGCCCTGGCTGCGGGTGGAAGGAGCGCTGCCCGGCAGCGGTAGTTTGCAGCTTCAGGGCGCTATGGCGGAGTCGTTTTCCCAGTGTGGGGGTCCGGGCAATCTGTGCGTTGAGCTGGCCTATCCCCAGGTGGGCGAGGAGTACGCGCTGGAGGTGGAGCTTTCGGATGCGGAGGAAGCTTTGCCGCTGCGGATGATGATTGGGGTGACGGGCAGCGCTGGGGCGAGGTAG